The sequence below is a genomic window from Curtobacterium sp. MCPF17_002.
TGCTCGTCCTGCATGGCCGCCAGGGCACCGTTCACCTCAGCGGGCAGGTGATCGGCCGGCTGCCACGGCGTCGGGACCTGCAGCGGGATGAGCTGCGCGACGCTCGGGCGCAGGGTCGCGCCGTTCACGATCAGCTGCTCCAGTCGGTCCGCGTAGCCGACGAACGTCTCGGACGCGTGCCAGCCGTACCAGGCGCCGTGCGTGACGAGCGGGTCGTACCCCCACCGGGCGACGCGGGCGGCGCCCTCGTCCGTCACCCGACGGTCCGTGCGGGCGGCACGCATCCGGACGACACGGAGCACCGCGAACACGACACCGAGGCCGAACAGCAGCACGAGCCACACGATCGGCCCCGTGAACGGGTTCGCCGGTTCGATCGCGTCGCAGTTCGCCTGCGTCAGGACCTCACCGACGTTGCGGAGGCACTCCTCGTACGCGGCCCGCCCGTTCGAGAACGACGCCGTCAGCGCCGCGAAGCCGAGGCCGATCAGCGGGAGCGCGAGCAGCACGAAGCTGACGATCGACAGCACCTTCAGCGGGGTCTGGCGGAGCCGCGCCGGGTGCTGCGTGAGGCGGCGCTGTTCGTCAGCGGGGGTCTGGGCACGAGCCACGCCGATCGCCCGGGCCCACGCTGCCTGCCAGGAGCGGTCACGGCCGCGGAGGAACGGGACCAGGGCCAGCGCGCGCTGCTGCCACTCGACGAACGCCGCACCCTCGGGCGTCTGCCGCCACATCGAGAACTCGTGCCGCGCGGTCTGCGCGGCCATCGCCTGCTGCAGGGCGTGCTGCTCGCGCTGCACCGCGACCTGTTCCTCGGCGCTGCGCGCGGCCCGCGCGGTGTTCGCCGCAGTGGCCACGTTCAGCATCATGCTGAGGCCGCTCGTGACCTGGATGCTCTTGAGGGACTTCGCCGACGCCGCCTGGTCGGCGCGGATCGCCCCCATGTCCTTGCCGAACTCGTAGTTGCCGTAGACCATCAGCCCGCACCCGTGCTTCCTGAACGTGCGCATCGCGCCCCGCGAGGACGCCCGCGGGGAAGCCCCCTGGGATGCGTCCGGATCCCCCGCTCCCGAGGCTAGGAGACCGGCACGACGCCGGACGAATCCTCAGCATCCCCAGATCGGGGCACGCCGTCAGTCGCCGAGCGCTGCCTCGAGCCGCTCGAGCTTGCCGTCGATCTCGCCGGTGTGGCCCGGGCGGATGTCCGCCTTGAGCACGAGCGACACCCGCGTGCCGTACTCGCCGACGGCCTCGGTGGCGCGCTTGACGACGTCCATGACCTCGTCCCACTCCCCCTCGATCTCGGTGAACATCGACGAGGTGCGGTTCGGCAGGCCGCTCTCGCGGACGATCCGCACGGCCGCCGCGACGGCGTCGTGCACGGACGCGTCCGCGGACTGGGACGGACCACCGGACGGGGCGACGGAGAACGCGACGATCATGGCTCCATCCTGCCCCGTGCGGGCGGCGCCGGCACGGCGGACTCAGCGCCGGTGCCCGCGGTACCCGCGCTGCCCGCGGTGCCCGCGCTGCCCGCGTGGGCGGCCGCCCGCGATCGC
It includes:
- a CDS encoding thiamine-binding protein — encoded protein: MIVAFSVAPSGGPSQSADASVHDAVAAAVRIVRESGLPNRTSSMFTEIEGEWDEVMDVVKRATEAVGEYGTRVSLVLKADIRPGHTGEIDGKLERLEAALGD